Proteins encoded in a region of the Limanda limanda chromosome 17, fLimLim1.1, whole genome shotgun sequence genome:
- the rpl3 gene encoding 60S ribosomal protein L3, translated as MSHRKFSAPRHGSLGFLPRKRSRRHRGKAKSFPKDDASKPVHLTAFLGYKAGMTHIVREVDRPGSKVNKKEVVEAVTILETPPMIVVGVVGYVNTPRGLRSFKTIFAEHVSDECKRRFYKNWYKSKKKAFTKYCKKWQDDEGKKQLEKDFATMKKYCQVVRIIAHTQMRLLPIRQKKSHLMEVQLNGGTIADKVDWAREKLEQAVPVTTVFTQDEMIDVIGITKGHGYKGVTSRWHTKKLPRKTHRGLRKVACIGAWHPARVAFSVARAGQKGYHHRTEINKKIYKIGLGYHTKDGKLVKNNASTEYDISNKSINPLGGFVHYGDVTNDFIMVKGCVVGTKKRVLTLRKSLLVQTNRRASEKIDLKFIDTTSKFGHGRFQTLEEKKVFMGPLKKDRVTKEETA; from the exons ATG TCTCACCGAAAGTTTTCGGCTCCACGCCACGGGTCTCTGGGCTTCCTGCCCCGCAAGAGGAGTCGCCGCCACCGCGGTAAGGCCAAGAGCTTCCCCAAGGATGACGCCAGCAAGCCCGTGCACCTGACCGCCTTCCTGGGCTACAAGGCCGGCATGACCCACATCGTCCGCGAGGTCGACCGACCCGGATCAA AGGTGAACAAGAAGGAAGTTGTGGAGGCTGTGACCATCCTGGAGACTCCTCCCATGATCGTGGTTGGAGTCGTTGGATACGTCAACACTCCCCGCGGCCTGCGTTCCTTCAAGACCATCTTCGCCGAGCACGTCAGCGATGAGTGCAAGCGTCGGTTCTACAAGAACTG GTACAAGTCCAAGAAGAAGGCTTTCACTAAATACTGCAAGAAATGGCAGGATGATGAGGgaaagaagcagctggagaaggaCTTTGCCACCATGAAGAAGTACTGCCAGGTCGTCCGCATCATTGCCCACACACAG ATGCGTCTGCTGCCCATCAGGCAGAAGAAGTCTCATCTCATGGAGGTGCAGCTCAACGGTGGCACCATCGCTGATAAAGTGGACTGGGCCCGTGAGAAGCTGGAGCAGGCCGTGCCCGTCACCACTGTCTTCACCCAGGACGAGATGATCGATGTGATTGGTATCACAAAGGGTCACGGATACAAGG GTGTCACCAGCCGTTGGCACACAAAAAAGCTTCCTCGTAAGACCCATCGTGGTCTGCGTAAGGTGGCCTGTATCGGTGCTTGGCATCCGGCCCGTGTGGCTTTCTCTGTGGCCCGGGCTGGTCAGAAGGGTTACCACCACCGTACAGAGATCAACAAGAAGATCTACAAGATTGGCCTGGGCTACCACACCAAGGATGGAAAGCTGGTTAAGAACAATGCCTCTACAGAGTACGATATTTCCAACAAGAGCATCAACCCCCTG ggtGGCTTTGTTCACTACGGTGATGTGACCAACGACTTCATCATGGTGAAGGGCTGTGTTGTGGGGACCAAGAAGAGGGTGCTCACTCTGCGCAAG TCTCTGCTGGTACAGACCAACCGTCGTGCTTCGGAGAAGATTGACCTAAAGTTCATCGACACCACTTCCAAGTTTGGTCATGGTCGCTTCCAGACattggaggagaagaaagtgtTCATG GGTCCACTCAAGAAGGACCGAGTCACCAAGGAGGAGACTGCTTAA